The DNA region AGGTCTTATCAACACGGAGATGATCAAGCCCGAGGACGAGATCATCTCCACCTACCACCGCAAGTTTGACCACGGTTACCCCACCCCATCGCTCGAGCGTGAAGGTGTTCTCAAGGAGCTCCTCCCCAAGCTCCAGGCCCAGGGCATCTGGTCTCGCGGTCGCTTCGGCAGCTGGAGATACGAGGTTGGCAACCAGGACCATTCCTTCATGCTCGGTGTGGAGGCGGTCGACAACATCGTCAGCGGTGCTGTCGAGTTGACCCTCAACTACCCCGACTTTGTCAACTCCCGCGCCAACACGGAGCGGAGACTTGACCAGCCCTTCTACAGCGCAGGGACACCCCCCAAGGAGCTTCCTTCCAGGGAACGGGCGTAAGTGGTTGTGGGATATCCAGTCGGCGATAGTGAGCGCCAGCTATATTGGTAATACAAAGCATATATGGGAATGGGAGCGGGAGTTTTGCGTGTATAGCCTGTCGAGATTTGGGCCGTaggtgttgggttggggcATTTACTTGGAATTTCAAGTAGGTATGCGGGAACGGAATAAAACGATTTCCAGTGACGGTAAAGCAAGGCATAGAGAGATTTCCTGCCAGCTACACGTTATAGAGTCAAAAGATAGAACTAATACAGGCTTGACGGCGTGAACATTTCAGGGCATCGGATCTCTCTGCTAAGGATGCTTGATTGTACTCTGATGCAGATGACATTGCATGTGTTGTGTTCAAAAAGTCAGACATATTGATCTTGTCCCCCGCTCACGTGAAAGGCTGAGCTGAGACGTGGGTGCTGAAGAGACACGAGGCGGCCCGGCACAAACCAGGGGGTTGGCGTGCATTTTCGGTTAGGAATAAGAGAGTGACGTCAACGGCGCTGCAGCTACCAGACGACTTTAAACCTAACGGCAGCCGATGTCCCACGACGACTCGGGCTCTCTggagaggaaagaaaaatggCCATGTCCTATGGGGGGTGGCGGGTGTAAGTGATATCTACATTAGAAAACCCTAGTGTAGAATATTATCACACGATGCATGGCATCTGCCCTACTATGCTTGGGCGCGCATCCGGGCCAAGGCAAAAGTTCGCGCGCCTGTTCCGGATCCGTAATTTGTTTCTGCGTTAAAAAAGCACAAGCGCAGAAAGAGGGGCAAGCGATTGAGCCACAAGCTACACGGGCACCGAACAGATGGATTTGGAGCCCGCTCGCTGGGGAAATGGGAAAACTTGGAAATCCGACCACACAGCAAACCCACTTCGTCCTGATTACGGTTTCTGGTATTGCCCATTCCATCCCGGCCATCCCTCCATTCAACCTACCACCAGCACCTACCTATCTTATCCCACATTCCCCTATCcacactcactcacacaaacaacttgctgctgcccgtggtgtgctgctgctgtgtgaTTTGTGTGTGGTCGCCTCGAGTAGTTTTGTTTCCTACTCGACTGTTCCAAATTTGGACCCGCCCTGCCGCCACCCACTCACTGTCGGGCCCGGGGTGCCGTTTCTCTTTCTTGGACTTGCGTTGGGGTTTACTTGGCAGATTTCCTCCTGACCGTTCCGTCCTGGCCATCGTCTGCAGCTGGCCCAATCCTGAGATCTACCTGACCGTATTTGACCATCCTGCACCACCAGACCGATGAACCCGCACTAATTTGTGACCACCTAGGTACTCGAGCTCACCTCAGCCGGTCAATCTTTTGTGTTCCTTTTTACCTACGAGTGCCGTCTGATACCCCATACTTATAACTATACCTACCTATACCTATACCCTAGCCGGTGTAGCTGTTTACCACTCACCAGTCACCGGTTCACCGAGCTGTGATAACTCTCTGGCCGCCTAAACTCCCGCCACAGCTTCGCGACATCTGACCACCCGCCCCCGCGCTTTTCCCAGCACTTCCCTCGCAACTTGAAATCCAGTCACATTTCCGGCGCTGGCCGCTCGATACCGCGCACGAAGGAAACTCGAGATATCTCGTTGCTGCAACGCTGAAAAATTTGGATCGAGTTTCGTGGACTCGACTCAAGGACCCGCTTTGTCTCTGCCATTCGTTCGCCCCCGCTTGCCGACATCCGTTCCCCTctccagcatcaacagcTTCGAGGCCATGAGCTGAACGGAATATGACGACCTTCGCGACCACCCCTGCCTGACGAGCCTGTGATCCCTGAGTCCGCGGGGCTTTGTTCGAGTTTCCGCGACTATGGATACCGCCGCGAGGCTGCTCGACGAGCAGCTCGAGTCCCCGGCCCGCCTCTTCGAGAGGCTGCATCAGATTTCTGGCTATGTTTGGGACGACTCAAGGCCACCATTTCATTCAACCTACGATAATTGGCACATATATGGGACGAGATTTGTTTCGCCGTTTTCCAGCGGGGGGGCTGTTCCGACATCACCGGCGCCTCACAACAGTCCAGCAAGCCAGCCGGGCGTTGCCGGTTTCACCCTACCTCCCGCGCATCGACCGTCCTCCCGCGACCACCGCCCATCGACATCGTCTCAGCTTAGCGAAGTCGGCAGCGAACGTTCcgccacctctcccccagtAATCCTGCCCACTGGGTCCGATGTCCCGGTGATAGAAGAGCCGGTAGTGGCTCGGGTGTCATATCACGTACTACGAGAGGAGAGGACTTTTCATATTTTTAAAAGCTTGATCGCACACACCGATTCGAGTGCCGAACGCGAACGGATAGTAAAACCGCTCGATATAATTCGACTTCCAGCTTTACCAGGAGATAGAGGGGCCGTCATTGTCACAGTCTATGAGGATCCCGGGCCCAACTACCTGTGGGATGTCTTGGATTTGGGACCTGCTTTTTATTATGCGAAGAAGCATGGAGATGGGTGGGAGCCTTCCCGTCCTGGGCACACTGGGCACAAACTAGCCCCTCCCATCAGCTTACAGCACTTTTTGGACTTTGCCATTGGGTCGGCGCAAAGTCTGGAAATGATCCATCATGGGCAAGGCACGATCCACGGCGAAATACGTGGCGACACATTCCACTATAATGTCGAAACAAATAAGGTGAAGCTGGTGTGCCTTGGCTCAGGGTTGAGATCATTTGAGCATGGACTCACCAGCACCGGTTGGTCGGCCTTATCAAGAGAACTAGGCGCAAAGCACAAGCTGCAATACATCAGTCCCGAGCAAACCGGACGGATGCCGGCCGAACCGGATACCCGGACAGACATATACTCGTTAGGTGCTCTGTTCTGGAGCCTTCTTACCCAACATCCCGTATTTCACGGAGAATCCCCCCTCGACGTTGTACAAGGCGTGCTCAGTCGCAGGATACCCAGCATTTCAACATTCCGAATAGATGTCCCCGAGGTGATTGGGCGTATCATCCAGAAGTGCACCGCAAAAAATGTTAATGACAGGTACTATTCCGCCAGCGGTCTTCGGCATGACCTGACCTGGGTGAAGAAGTTGCTTGGGGTGGGAGATTTACAAGCTTTGAAGGACATGAAAATTGGCACCAACGACGTCTCGTCCTTTTTTAGACTGCCATCATCGATGATTGGACGGGAGCGGGAACGGGCCGAGCTCCTCAAAGTAATCGATAGAGTGGCCAAGAGACACAGTCTGGCTCTGAATGGTGCTGCCGCACATCGCCAGTCTGATGGCTCAAACGTATCGACCGAGGTGGACGCTGCCGATGTTTCGAGTGATGGAGCCAGCTCTGCCGAAGGGACGAACCGCTTTGGGACCTCAGTTACAAACAAGGATCGACGGAGCAGTCTTTATCACTCTGCTGTGGGCGTCGATTCCGTGGGCGCCTACACAGAGGTCAACTCGTCTGGGGCCGTGAGACCACCCCGGCCGTGGGATCGGCAACACAGCGTGTCTCTAAAAGAATCGGTCCAGAGCGCGGAAGCAAGCACGTCAGAACCTTCTTGGCGGAGTGCCGCGGTGGCAACCAACGGGACCGACTCTTCAGCGGCTAGCATATCCCGACCACTCGGCCCTGCAAAATATCGGAAGCAAGGCCAGTGTGAGATTGTGATGATCGAAGGTGCAGGTGGGCTCGGCAAGACCTGTCTGGTTCAGTCCGTTCTGGTGGATGCCCGCAGAATGGGCTATTGCGCAACAGCCAAGTTCGACACTGCAAGGAGGACAGCCTACGGGCCCCTCATCAAGCTGTTGTCTTCCCTTTTCCGCCAAGtctggggggagaggaacaCAGATACCCCGTTTCATCAGGCTTTGAAGCAATCCGTCCGTCCCACATGGCCCACATTGCACAAGGTGCTAGGTCTTCCTGAGCATATGCTCCCACGTCTAGATACGCCCCTTGGGAGATCATCTTCCAGTCCTCAGCCTCCGAAATCTAACAACTTGAGGAGGCGACCTTCTTCGCCAGAATTCTCTGGCGCTTCTTCAAAACTGGGAGcttcctcggcttcttcctcggcccaAAGCACCCAAGAATTCCTTCGAGGCGGCTCAACTACCAAAGTAAACCGTCTCGCCAACATCTTCCTCGACGTTTTGCGACTATTCACACGCCACAAGTTTATTTGTTTCTGTTTGGACGACCTTCACTATGCGGACGACGAGAGTCTGGAGCTCATCACGCAGATTGTCAATGCCAAACTGCAGATGGTGCTCATAATCACTTACCGTCCAGACGAAATGTCTCCCGAAAAGCTATATACAATAACAAATCCGCCAAAGTCCGAGGATCACCTTCGGGCTTGTTACCCCATAACCACCAAAATCACGCTGGAGCCACTTAGCGAGGAAGAAATTCGAGAGTATGTCTCGACAACGCTCTCGTTACCTAAAGATCAGGTCGTCTCGCTAGCTCTCGTTCTCCAGTCAAAAACAGCAGGAAACCCTTTTTATATGAGGGAGATGCTCAGTGCTGGTCACCGCAAGAAGTGTATCTGGTATGACTACACTGAGGGCCGGTGGAAGTTTGACCTGGATCGGCTGTTTGAGCACTTCCGTGGGGAGCAAGACTACGACGTGCTTGATACAGCATTTATTACCCGTCGTCTGGGAGAGCTACCACAGGAATCGAGATCAATCCTGGCCTGGGCTGCTCTCATTGGGCAGACGTTTTCCCTCGATCTTATCGAAAAGTTGATGGAAGGCGAGTTCTACTATACCGACGACAACCAAGACGGGAGTGATGACTGCGCCATCCTTCCGCATGGGAAGCAGGACATCTTTGCAGGGCTGGAAGCTGCCATCCAGGCgtacatcatcatcccaggAGACCGGGATGACCAGTTCCGCTTCGCTCACGACAGATATATCCAGGCTGCGTCTGCGCTCAGAGAGTGCAACTCGCTGAAGATGCACTTCGTCATTGCTCGCACGCTCCTCGCGCATTTCCCCAAATTCCAAGAAAACACGGCTTCCCATATTTGCGAATCAATCGAAGTCATCAAAAAGCGAATATCGGAAAGGGCACCGTTCCGAAAGGTCTTGATGGAGCGGGCAGGAGAGGCGGTCGAGAGCGGCGCGCGACCCACAGCGGCAAAGTATTACAGCAATGCTCTAGCTCTGCTGCAGTCGGACCCATGGAATGACGATGCGCCGGATGTGTCGTATGAGGAAACACTCCAGCTACATCGTCGGGCTGCTGAGTGCTTTTTGTACATGGGCCGTCCCCCCTCGGCAAACATGCTTCTGCAGACAATGATTGAGAACGCAAGGTCACCGCTTGACAAGACTCCTGCTTGGGTGCTGCAGTCGAGAATTTTTGCTCAGAGCGGTGACTCTGCCCAGGCCTTGACGTCGTTGCGGCAGTGTTTGCGGGCGTTTGGCGTCAATGTGGACGAATGTCCCACCATGAAGAAATGCGACGAGCAGTTTGAGAAGCTGTCAGTCAAGATTCAAAATATGGACCGTCAAGACGTCATGAATCCACTAGCGTCAAGCGATCCTCCACCCGAATCTCTGGTATCCCTAGGAGCCGTGTTGGCCGAGACAACAAGTGCTGGCTGGTGGAGCGATTGCGTCGTGTTCTACCAGCTTGCCCTGTTGATGGTCGAGACTCACTTTACCAAGGGTCCCTATCCGCAGTCGGGCATGGCGTTTTTGCACATGTCCATGATTGCACTCTCTCGGTTCAACATGGTAGATTTTGCGCAATCTCTGGCGAGCATCTGTTTTGATTTATTACAAAAATCATCGGACCCATTTTCCTTGGTCCGGGGCTACATGATCTACGCCAACTTCATCGGCAACATTCAAGACCTCACCGGGGCCACTGTGGAGCAGCTGGAAGCCAACGTGCTGGCGGCAGCTCCCTTGGGAGATAGAGTCTCCGTCATTCTTAGCTTTGGGCTTCTTGCTCTGCTCAAGTTCTTTGCCAGTCAGGACTGTGCCGAACTCGAGGTTTACTGCCAGTTTGCCTGCGACGACATCCCCAGCTGGCACCTCGACACAAAGGGCGGCACGCTTCTGATAAGTGTACGCCAGCTTTGCCGCGCTCTGCAGGGAAAAACCCGAGCATCTCAACCGCTTGAGGTTATGAACGATGATCAGCACGACGCTTCGACCTACAAGAACTGGCTGAATACGCACACCAACAATGGCGGCAGGTCGCTCCTACTCTACGAGACAATGGAAATCGTACCACTCTTCCTCTACGGGCACTACGGGCGAGCCATGGAAATTGGAAAGGCGTGCTTGGAACAGGCGGAACTTTTGTGGTCCGCTCGAAACACCAGGCTAGCCATGTTCTTTTACGGCTTGGCTCTGGCCGGCACGGTGCTCCGGGAACAGCAGGACCCTCGCGAGCCACCAAAGGGGGACCCCAAGGTTCGACGTGATGAAGCGATTCGCAAGGTGGAAGAGCTCAACCGGAAGATCAAGGATTGGAAGGCTGTTCACAATGTCAACTATCTTGCCTGGTCTAAGCTCCTTGATGCTCAGGTCTCGGAGATGCTGGGCAATCATGGGATAGCCATTCGGCAGTACGAGGAGGCGCTCGACCACGCGTCGGAGCATGGTTttgtgtttgaggaggcACTTGGAAACTACCTGATGGCCAACATCTTCATTAGGAATGCTGCGAGACGGTCGGCCAGGTCAGCCCTTCGAGATGCTGTTAGTCTGTACCGCCAGTTTGGTGCTACGGGCATTGCGGACCTCATTGAGACTGAGCACAGTATTCTTCTACATGGGCCGGCTGGCAACCTTCGAACGTGTGATGCCGGGGTTCAGACGGACTTCTTCGGCGATACAGCGTCGGTTCAGTACCGTGGTGTTGACACTGAGGAGTCGCAGCAGTCGACGCgtgcggcggtggcggcgctCAAGGGGGAGCGGATGATGGCGTGGAGAGGGTCCATGCAGCCAGAGGCGGGGGCCGGTCTGCCTGCGCTTGATATGATCGATTTGCATGGTATTCTCACCTCTTCGCAGGCCATCTCTTCGGTGTTGAGGGTTGATGAGCTTCTCCGGACTATGTGCTCTGTGATCTTGCAGGCTTGCAGCGGGTCTGCGACGTTTGCTGCTATTATTGTTCAGGATGAGGGCAGTGTAGATTGGTGCGTGGCTGCAAGTGGCGATTCAGAGAATGGTGCTACGGCTCATATTCCGGGTATTCCGCTCAGCGGCACCGACCTTGTGCCTGAGAACGTTATATTGTACTGCACTCGACTGCGAGAGAAGGTCTTCCTCCAGGATTTGGTCAATGACGAGAGGTTTGGCAACGTCAGCGACCAGTGGTTACGCAAGAACCCAAACAGCAAGGCTGTCATTGCTGTTCCTATTCGTCATGGGAATAGCAAGCCTCTGTTGGGGGTGCTCTATCTCGAAGGCCTCCCTGGATCGTTCACAGATCGCAACGTTACTGTGCTGGAGCTTCTTGTCGGACAAATTAGCATCAGCTACTCCAATGCCTTGTCCATGAAGTCTGTGGAGAGGGTCTCGGCTGAGAATATCTCCATGGTTGAGCTGCAGAAACAGGCTTTGGCGACAGCGATCGAGGCtgaggccaaggccaagaatgCTGAAGCAGAGGCCATTCGCAATGTCAAGCTTGCTGAGGAAGCCACAAAGGCCAAGTCAATATTCCTTGCCAATGTCTCTCACGAGCTGCGCACGCCACTCAATGGTGTCATTGGCAACTCGGAACTTCTCCGTGACAGCGGCCTCAACAGAGAGcagatggagatggcggaTTCCATCAGAGTATCGGCAGATTTATTGCTCACGGTTATCAACGACATCCTCGACTTTTCACGCATGGAAGCGGACAAGATGAAGCTGTACATTATCGCCTTCAACCCGGAGGAGATGGTCCGAGAAGTGGTACGAGCAGTCTCTTACAGCAACCGGGAGAAGACGTCCAAAAAGAACGTTAAGATTGTCCAAGACATCAATCTCCCGCCTATGCTCATCTACGGAGACCCGATACGTCTGCACCAAGTACTCGGCAACCTGATAGGAAACAGTTTGAAGTTCACCGAGGACGggtccatcaccatcggcgCTCGGATCGACGAGGAGACTCCTGACAAAGCCACCTTGACGTTCTGGGTCAAGGACACGGGCATTGGTATCTCCCAGCAGCACCTCGAAAACCTGTTCCAGCCCT from Podospora pseudocomata strain CBS 415.72m chromosome 3, whole genome shotgun sequence includes:
- the CHK1 gene encoding Chk1 protein kinase (EggNog:ENOG503NV7C; COG:T), producing the protein MDTAARLLDEQLESPARLFERLHQISGYVWDDSRPPFHSTYDNWHIYGTRFVSPFSSGGAVPTSPAPHNSPASQPGVAGFTLPPAHRPSSRDHRPSTSSQLSEVGSERSATSPPVILPTGSDVPVIEEPVVARVSYHVLREERTFHIFKSLIAHTDSSAERERIVKPLDIIRLPALPGDRGAVIVTVYEDPGPNYLWDVLDLGPAFYYAKKHGDGWEPSRPGHTGHKLAPPISLQHFLDFAIGSAQSLEMIHHGQGTIHGEIRGDTFHYNVETNKVKLVCLGSGLRSFEHGLTSTGWSALSRELGAKHKLQYISPEQTGRMPAEPDTRTDIYSLGALFWSLLTQHPVFHGESPLDVVQGVLSRRIPSISTFRIDVPEVIGRIIQKCTAKNVNDRYYSASGLRHDLTWVKKLLGVGDLQALKDMKIGTNDVSSFFRLPSSMIGRERERAELLKVIDRVAKRHSLALNGAAAHRQSDGSNVSTEVDAADVSSDGASSAEGTNRFGTSVTNKDRRSSLYHSAVGVDSVGAYTEVNSSGAVRPPRPWDRQHSVSLKESVQSAEASTSEPSWRSAAVATNGTDSSAASISRPLGPAKYRKQGQCEIVMIEGAGGLGKTCLVQSVLVDARRMGYCATAKFDTARRTAYGPLIKLLSSLFRQVWGERNTDTPFHQALKQSVRPTWPTLHKVLGLPEHMLPRLDTPLGRSSSSPQPPKSNNLRRRPSSPEFSGASSKLGASSASSSAQSTQEFLRGGSTTKVNRLANIFLDVLRLFTRHKFICFCLDDLHYADDESLELITQIVNAKLQMVLIITYRPDEMSPEKLYTITNPPKSEDHLRACYPITTKITLEPLSEEEIREYVSTTLSLPKDQVVSLALVLQSKTAGNPFYMREMLSAGHRKKCIWYDYTEGRWKFDLDRLFEHFRGEQDYDVLDTAFITRRLGELPQESRSILAWAALIGQTFSLDLIEKLMEGEFYYTDDNQDGSDDCAILPHGKQDIFAGLEAAIQAYIIIPGDRDDQFRFAHDRYIQAASALRECNSLKMHFVIARTLLAHFPKFQENTASHICESIEVIKKRISERAPFRKVLMERAGEAVESGARPTAAKYYSNALALLQSDPWNDDAPDVSYEETLQLHRRAAECFLYMGRPPSANMLLQTMIENARSPLDKTPAWVLQSRIFAQSGDSAQALTSLRQCLRAFGVNVDECPTMKKCDEQFEKLSVKIQNMDRQDVMNPLASSDPPPESLVSLGAVLAETTSAGWWSDCVVFYQLALLMVETHFTKGPYPQSGMAFLHMSMIALSRFNMVDFAQSLASICFDLLQKSSDPFSLVRGYMIYANFIGNIQDLTGATVEQLEANVLAAAPLGDRVSVILSFGLLALLKFFASQDCAELEVYCQFACDDIPSWHLDTKGGTLLISVRQLCRALQGKTRASQPLEVMNDDQHDASTYKNWLNTHTNNGGRSLLLYETMEIVPLFLYGHYGRAMEIGKACLEQAELLWSARNTRLAMFFYGLALAGTVLREQQDPREPPKGDPKVRRDEAIRKVEELNRKIKDWKAVHNVNYLAWSKLLDAQVSEMLGNHGIAIRQYEEALDHASEHGFVFEEALGNYLMANIFIRNAARRSARSALRDAVSLYRQFGATGIADLIETEHSILLHGPAGNLRTCDAGVQTDFFGDTASVQYRGVDTEESQQSTRAAVAALKGERMMAWRGSMQPEAGAGLPALDMIDLHGILTSSQAISSVLRVDELLRTMCSVILQACSGSATFAAIIVQDEGSVDWCVAASGDSENGATAHIPGIPLSGTDLVPENVILYCTRLREKVFLQDLVNDERFGNVSDQWLRKNPNSKAVIAVPIRHGNSKPLLGVLYLEGLPGSFTDRNVTVLELLVGQISISYSNALSMKSVERVSAENISMVELQKQALATAIEAEAKAKNAEAEAIRNVKLAEEATKAKSIFLANVSHELRTPLNGVIGNSELLRDSGLNREQMEMADSIRVSADLLLTVINDILDFSRMEADKMKLYIIAFNPEEMVREVVRAVSYSNREKTSKKNVKIVQDINLPPMLIYGDPIRLHQVLGNLIGNSLKFTEDGSITIGARIDEETPDKATLTFWVKDTGIGISQQHLENLFQPFSQADASTARKYGGSGLGLSICKSLIETMMEGTIQLESEENVGTTAWFTVTFEKAKPEVVAGDEQALANGDDGLLPVESAYRQQQSNSENSSDSITLTGGFQPSSSHPPLPPAPPNLTQIPKDELRICIAEDNAINAKIAMQYMQRLGYPNVDTYENGLKAVEGLREKAKEGRPYHIILMDVQMPVLDGYEATKLLRTDELESVRKVLVIAMTASAIQGDREKCLAAGMNDYLAKPVRGEVLKRKLEAYLGAGGTTPASGGPVNVASAAVGGVVGNGVEKKKVAGAEVEDEKTVEVDGERDKTEVKGKGDERDKGGGGGH